From the genome of Glycine max cultivar Williams 82 chromosome 2, Glycine_max_v4.0, whole genome shotgun sequence, one region includes:
- the LOC100787523 gene encoding probable E3 ubiquitin-protein ligase RHC1A → MSNSRNTHWCYSCRRPVWLGRRDAVCPSCNEGFVHELNDMVHVNPFDLFEMDNNEERDQRLGLMETFSAFMRHQMADRGRSHDIRAQTDSNPEHSAGFAPLLIFGGQIPFRLSGHGGFEALFNGAPGIGLTRGNTGDYFIGPGLEELFEQLSANNRQGPPPASRSSIDAMPTIKITQRHLRSDSHCPVCKDKFEVGSEARQMPCNHLYHSDCIVPWLVQHNSCPVCRQELLPQGLSSSNRSTNGRSRSASLSSSGRESHGRRNPFSFLWPFRSSHSSSNDEATGSSSPTPTIPENSHHHHAGYSGWPFE, encoded by the coding sequence ATGTCAAACAGTAGGAACACTCATTGGTGTTATAGTTGCAGGAGGCCAGTTTGGCTGGGACGGCGAGATGCGGTTTGTCCTAGCTGTAACGAGGGATTTGTTCATGAACTTAATGATATGGTGCATGTTAATCCTTTTGACTTATTTGAAATGGACAACAATGAAGAACGAGATCAAAGGCTTGGACTCATGGAAACATTCTCTGCCTTTATGAGGCATCAAATGGCAGATAGGGGCAGAAGCCATGACATCAGGGCGCAAACAGATTCAAATCCTGAACACAGTGCAGGGTTTGCTCCTCTGTTGATCTTTGGTGGCCAAATACCTTTTAGATTGTCTGGACATGGTGGCTTTGAAGCTCTCTTTAACGGGGCACCAGGAATTGGTCTAACACGAGGTAACACAGGCGATTATTTTATTGGTCCTGGACTAGAAGAACTGTTTGAACAGCTTTCAGCTAATAACAGGCAAGGTCCCCCGCCAGCATCAAGATCATCAATCGATGCAATGCCTACCATTAAGATCACGCAGAGGCATCTTCGATCAGATTCACATTGTCCAGTGTGCAAAGATAAATTTGAAGTGGGGTCTGAAGCAAGACAAATGCCATGCAACCATTTATATCACTCGGATTGTATTGTTCCATGGTTGGTCCAGCATAACTCCTGCCCCGTTTGTCGTCAGGAACTGCTGCCACAAGGATTGAGTAGTAGTAACCGCAGCACAAATGGTAGAAGTAGAAGTGCAAGTTTAAGTAGTAGTGGTAGGGAGAGCCATGGAAGGAGAAAtccattttcctttttgtggCCTTTTCGTTCTTCTCATTCTAGCAGTAATGATGAAGCAACAGGAAGCAGCTCACCGACACCAACTATCCCTGAGAACAGCCATCATCATCATGCAGGGTATTCTGGGTGGCCATTTGAATGA